A stretch of the Nothobranchius furzeri strain GRZ-AD chromosome 5, NfurGRZ-RIMD1, whole genome shotgun sequence genome encodes the following:
- the sbk3 gene encoding uncharacterized serine/threonine-protein kinase SBK3 encodes MTAAAGQELDELCFLSAQSLPSLKVSKHFQVLKLLGQGSYGKVMLAVHRKRGTPMALKFFPRQTTSLTSFLREYNLSLSYCTHPSLTRALGIFFSTPSYYVFAQQACLYGDLYSVIVSEVGVDEDCVQRVMSQLSGAVTHLHSLGFVHRDIKPENIFLCDSACRWVKLGDFGLARAVGTTVRAVWYESPFCTPEVEAVKQAEKEMAWRFNEGIEEEVEDIWVTVQTCIDSWALGVLVYCLLTGCFPWGESTHDNPDYCKYKKWFDIEAEKDKARGVRWRDEEDIDHYSIMEQNQKENPPPSQFEGLSPLVMTLLKELLHPEPQLRGSPEEILSYLGGPWLMKTAKEEWRRAEEAEKEAKKIRETGGVEKELLREGRGER; translated from the exons GCTGCAGCAGGTCAGGAACTTGACGAGCTATGCTTCCTGTCAGCGCAGTCCTTGCCCAGTCTGAAGGTATCCAAACACTTCCAGGTGCTAAAGCTTCTGGGACAGGGATCCTACGGAAAAGTCATGCTGGCTGTGCACAGGAAAAGAg GAACTCCCATGGCTCTGAAGTTCTTCCCACGACAGACCACGTCCCTCACGTCGTTCCTGCGCGAATACAATCTCTCACTCTCCTACTGCACCCATCCTTCTCTGACACGGGCTCTCGGCATCTTCTTCTCCACGCCGTCCTACTACGTTTTTGCCCAGCAGGCGTGTCTCTACGGCGATCTCTACAGCGTCATCGTGTCAGAG GTTGGGGTGGATGAAGACTGCGTCCAAAGGGTGATGTCCCAGCTGAGTGGTGCCGTCACACACCTCCACTCTCTGGGCTTCGTCCACCGTGACATCAAACCCGAGAACATCTTCCTGTGCGACAGCGCCTGCCGCTGGGTGAAACTGGGTGACTTCGGCCTGGCTCGGGCTGTTGGCACCACGGTTAGAGCTGTGTGGTACGAGTCGCCTTTCTGCACCCCGGAGGTGGAAGCTGTTAAACAGGCTGAGAAGGAGATGGCGTGGAGGTTTAATGAGGGGattgaggaggaggtggaggacatCTGGGTGACGGTTCAGACCTGCATTGACAGCTGGGCTCTCGGTGTGCTGGTCTACTGCCTGCTGACCGGCTGCTTCCCCTGGGGGGAGAGCACTCACGATAATCCTGACTACTGTAAATACAAGAAGTGGTTTGACATCGAGGCTGAAAAGGACAAAGCAAGAGGTGTGAGGTGGAGGGATGAGGAGGACATTGATCATTACTCCATCATGGAGCAGAACCAAAAGGAAAACCCTCCTCCATCACAGTTCGAGGGCCTCAGCCCACTGGTGATGACTCTCTTAAAGGAGCTGCTCCATCCTGAGCCGCAACTCAGAGGAAGTCCTGAGGAGATCCTGAGCTACCTGGGAGGGCCGTGGCTCATGAAGACGGCAAAGGAGGAGTGGAGGAGAGCAGAGGAGGCAGAGAAGGAGGCTAAGAAAATCAGAGAAACGGGAGGAGTAGAAAAAGAGCTGCTCAGGGAGGGAAGAGGAGAGCGATGA
- the mfap5 gene encoding microfibril associated protein 5, with amino-acid sequence MRRRRRRKREKKRRVQEMEGGERREDKRFTKPKRLWTTAKVLVKFTSHKSKEMGSLPAVLLLCSFHALTAVVQAQTRESAEQPGATPLPANCRGEMYPCTRMYSVQRPVKRCIGRLCLYSLPRVYVINNEICTRTVCQQDEYLRAELCRELSGWPRRLERSTTRKRCRNRSGNIKTWANQA; translated from the exons atgaggaggaggaggaggaggaagagggagaagaagaggagggtgcaggagatggagggaggagAAAGAAGAGAAGACAAAAGATTCACAAAACCAAAGCGGTTGTGGACGACAGCAAAAGTC CTTGTAAAGTTCACCTCTCACAAGTCGAAGGAAATGGGCAGCCTCCCAGCGGTCCTGCTCCTCTGCAGTTTCCACG CGCTCACAGCTGTGGTCCAGGCCCAAACGCGCG AAAGCGCTGAGCAACCGGGAGCCACCCCGCTACCGGCCA ACTGCAGAGGGGAGATGTATCCTTGCACCAGGATGTACTCGGTTCAGAGACCAGTGAAGAGATGTATTGGCAGGCTTTGTCTTTACAG CCTGCCTCGTGTTTACGTGATCAACAACGAGATCTGTACGAGGACGGTCTGCCAACAAGACGAGTACCTGAGAG CTGAACTTTGCAGAGAGTTGTCCGGGTGGCCCAGACGTCTCGAGAGATCAACTACAAGGAAACGCTGCCGCAATCGCAGTGGAAACATCAAAACGTGGGCAAACCAGGCCTGA
- the LOC107379412 gene encoding adaptin ear-binding coat-associated protein 1, producing MATEGQFEYESVLCVKPEVSVYRIPPRTSNRAIRAADWKLDAPDWTGRMRVTARGKVAYVKLEDKISGELFAQAPVEEYPGIAVETVSDSSRYFVLRIQDDNSRSAFIGIGFGDRGDAFDFNVALQDHFKWVKQENELTKQAQAPDSIPKLDLSFKEGQTITLNIGQSKKRDRSRPQSSGGLGLLPPPPGGKLAPPPSSRSTNHNTQPSVGGSDTGTLLDLDSSNSNSAAPFNPTSTAGSDLWGDFDSVSQQ from the exons ATGGCGACGGAGGGTCAGTTCGAGTATGAGTCGGTGCTGTGTGTCAAACCTGAAGTCAGCGTTTACCGAATTCCACCGAGGACATCTAACCGGGCCATCAG GGCTGCTGATTGGAAGCTGGACGCTCCTGATTGGACAGGGCGCATGCGCGTGACAGCTCGGGGTAAAGTGGCCTATGTGAAACTGGAGGACAAAATTTCTG GGGAGCTGTTTGCCCAAGCGCCCGTGGAGGAGTACCCTGGCATTGCAGTAGAAACAGTCAGTGACTCAAGTCGTTACTTTGTGCTTCGAATCCAAGATGACAACA GCCGTAGTGCATTCATTGGCATTGGGTTTGGAGATCGAGGAGACGCATTTGACTTCAACGTTGCTCTTCAAGACCATTTTAA ATGGGTAAAGCAAGAAAATGAACTGACGAAACAGGCACAGGCTCCAGACTCCATTCCTAAACTGGACCTGAGCTTCAAAGAGGGCCAAACGATAACTTTAAATATCGGG CAATCAAAGAAAAGGGACCGGTCTCGTCCACAAAGTTCAGGAGGTTTGGGCCTCCTTCCTCCTCCACCTGGTGGAAAACTGGCCCCGCCCCCTTCGTCCAGATCTACCAATcacaacacacagccatcagtggGAGGAAGTGACACAG GTACTTTATTAGACCTGGACTCCAGCAACTCCAACTCAGCGGCTCCGTTCAACCCCACCTCCACGGCCGGCTCCGACCTGTGGGGGGACTTTGACTCCGTGTcccagcagtaa